In Brevibacillus brevis NBRC 100599, a single genomic region encodes these proteins:
- a CDS encoding carbohydrate ABC transporter permease, which translates to MISTNIQTREKRERIEKMAVSQKKRRGNLTPYLFISPWIIGFVAFTLGPLLFSFAISFFDYPIVGTPQFIGFDNYVQMFTNDPIFWESLGVTFKFAAILVPLNILISLLLALLLHQNVGGSSWYRTIFYLPTVIAGVSLSLIWAWVYDGEYGLLNYILSWLGIEGPRWLSDPEWSLFAIVFAGLWGQGVMMLVFLSGLKNIPKELYEAAEIDGAGVFSKFFSITLPMLSPTMLFNLITAVISAFQQLTFALVITKGGPLRSTYFYAMYVYENAFRYFKMGYSAANAWFMFLIILSLTFVLFKTSKTWVYNENERKGKK; encoded by the coding sequence ATGATTTCGACCAATATTCAGACGAGAGAGAAGAGGGAACGAATCGAGAAAATGGCTGTTTCACAAAAAAAAAGGCGTGGGAATCTCACACCCTACCTGTTTATCTCCCCATGGATCATTGGATTTGTAGCCTTTACACTGGGACCTCTTTTGTTTTCGTTCGCCATCAGTTTCTTTGACTATCCAATAGTCGGTACTCCCCAGTTTATTGGTTTTGACAATTACGTGCAGATGTTTACGAATGATCCGATTTTTTGGGAGTCCTTAGGGGTTACCTTCAAGTTTGCTGCGATTCTGGTTCCGTTAAATATTTTGATATCGTTGCTGTTGGCCCTTCTATTACATCAGAATGTCGGAGGATCCTCCTGGTATCGAACGATCTTTTATCTTCCGACAGTTATTGCAGGAGTTTCGCTGTCGCTTATCTGGGCCTGGGTCTATGACGGAGAATACGGCCTTCTGAATTATATTCTGTCATGGCTCGGCATTGAAGGTCCGCGTTGGTTAAGCGATCCGGAGTGGTCACTCTTTGCCATTGTTTTTGCGGGATTATGGGGGCAAGGTGTCATGATGCTGGTTTTTCTATCTGGACTGAAAAACATCCCCAAAGAATTGTATGAAGCAGCAGAGATAGACGGTGCTGGCGTCTTTTCCAAATTCTTCTCCATCACTCTGCCCATGCTCAGCCCAACTATGTTGTTTAATCTAATCACAGCGGTCATCAGTGCATTTCAGCAACTTACGTTTGCTTTGGTCATCACCAAAGGCGGGCCGTTGCGGTCGACTTATTTTTACGCCATGTACGTCTATGAGAACGCATTCCGTTATTTTAAGATGGGGTACTCAGCGGCAAATGCCTGGTTTATGTTCCTGATCATTTTGTCACTGACTTTTGTATTGTTCAAAACATCGAAAACCTGGGTGTATAACGAAAATGAAAGGAAAGGGAAGAAATAA
- a CDS encoding carbohydrate ABC transporter permease: protein MIQPNRIYKWMIHSVLFFFSFLFLTPFIWMFLTAVKSPQEAFVYPPVWFPSEFHFSNFLEAWNKLPFTTFLLNSVIVTGLGVIGQLLASSLVAYGFARFDFKGRDTLFMILLASMMIPWDVTAIPQYIEFNALGWIDTLLPLIVPTWFGSPFFIFLFRQYLLTIPKELEDAARIDGANSLQIYLKIILPLMSPVLVVGGVYQMINSWNDYLGPLIFLNDQSKYTLTLGLMQFKGMFDVDVISVMATTLLICVPPIFVFFLAQRYIMDGASTTGFK, encoded by the coding sequence ATGATTCAACCCAATCGTATTTATAAATGGATGATTCACTCCGTACTATTTTTTTTCAGCTTTTTATTTCTTACTCCATTTATCTGGATGTTTTTGACGGCTGTCAAGTCACCTCAAGAAGCGTTTGTTTATCCACCCGTATGGTTCCCTTCCGAATTTCATTTCAGCAATTTTCTGGAGGCGTGGAACAAGCTGCCGTTTACGACTTTTTTGCTCAATTCCGTGATCGTGACAGGGCTAGGCGTGATCGGACAATTACTCGCTTCATCACTTGTTGCTTATGGGTTTGCCAGATTTGACTTCAAGGGGAGAGATACGTTATTCATGATTCTTTTGGCATCTATGATGATCCCCTGGGATGTGACAGCCATTCCTCAGTACATTGAATTTAATGCGCTCGGTTGGATTGATACATTGCTGCCTTTGATTGTCCCGACGTGGTTTGGAAGTCCTTTTTTTATCTTTTTATTCAGGCAATACCTGTTGACAATCCCAAAAGAACTGGAAGATGCCGCACGAATAGATGGCGCCAACTCCCTGCAAATCTACTTGAAGATCATACTTCCGTTGATGTCTCCAGTGCTTGTAGTGGGAGGCGTGTATCAGATGATCAATTCCTGGAATGATTACCTCGGCCCATTGATCTTCTTGAACGATCAAAGCAAATATACGTTGACGCTCGGCCTGATGCAGTTTAAAGGGATGTTCGATGTGGATGTCATATCCGTCATGGCAACGACTCTCTTGATCTGCGTTCCTCCCATCTTTGTGTTTTTCCTAGCTCAACGATACATCATGGACGGAGCATCTACTACCGGATTCAAGTAA
- a CDS encoding glycoside hydrolase family 36 protein, with the protein MVHHIEAYHDSVLRVKLQNECTDGDISYVHVVIESDEEISFPQVQLAWHYPAVNIQAYWHPGSFRNKSLGVDWSKGFSSKGTVVAPVGCFLSSDGRNRLAIAYSNAIETVNFHMGIREEDGTIRCQITLFSEPSKPMKRYEGTIRIDQRDIPFEQAIQAISYWYESMDAYRPCMIPKAATFPMYSTWYSFHQELVDKEIEQQCRMAKEIGCDTVIVDDGWQTTDNQRGYAYCGDWEVAHQKIGNMKAHVQKVQAMGMKYILWYSMPFIGLHSKAWDTYKDKLLGYREHLQAGVLDPRYPEVREYLISTYETALNEWGVDGFKLDFIDEFDLNKANDKALEKDGRRDFDSVQEAVECLLEGIFARLHARKADVMIEFRQKYIGPFMRRFGNIFRVADCPNDAVTNRVGTIDLRLFSGNTAVHSDMLMWSPEDTVENAALQLINVLFAVPQLSMRFEKLPPEHIEMTKFWLKFWRENRDVLLFGELRAEAPELLYPNVQARNSSKVVMAVFGSPYVKVVEPGNKKLFIMNGTLHQELVLDVDRELPNRVVEIYDCCGNLVSMAPLAVQKVPHRLKVKPSGLAILTCLK; encoded by the coding sequence ATGGTTCATCATATAGAGGCATATCATGACTCTGTGCTTCGGGTCAAATTGCAAAACGAATGTACTGACGGTGACATCTCCTATGTACATGTCGTAATCGAATCAGATGAGGAAATTTCGTTTCCGCAGGTTCAACTCGCATGGCATTACCCCGCGGTCAATATACAAGCATACTGGCATCCTGGCAGTTTTCGCAACAAAAGTCTCGGAGTCGATTGGAGTAAAGGCTTTTCCTCCAAAGGTACGGTTGTTGCGCCTGTTGGTTGCTTTCTCAGTTCAGATGGACGTAATCGCCTCGCTATTGCTTATTCCAATGCAATCGAGACTGTCAACTTTCACATGGGCATCCGTGAAGAGGACGGAACGATTCGCTGTCAAATCACGCTTTTTTCAGAGCCTTCCAAACCGATGAAAAGGTATGAGGGAACCATTCGTATTGATCAAAGAGACATTCCTTTTGAACAAGCGATTCAGGCCATATCCTATTGGTACGAGAGCATGGATGCCTATCGGCCATGTATGATACCCAAAGCGGCAACATTCCCGATGTATTCTACATGGTATTCTTTTCATCAAGAGCTCGTAGATAAAGAGATCGAACAACAGTGCAGAATGGCAAAAGAGATCGGATGCGACACCGTAATCGTGGATGACGGATGGCAAACAACCGATAACCAAAGAGGATATGCCTATTGCGGGGATTGGGAGGTCGCACATCAAAAGATCGGCAACATGAAAGCACATGTGCAAAAAGTTCAGGCTATGGGAATGAAATACATCTTGTGGTATAGCATGCCTTTTATCGGTTTGCATTCGAAAGCGTGGGATACCTATAAAGATAAGCTGCTGGGTTATCGAGAGCATCTGCAAGCAGGTGTTTTGGACCCAAGATATCCGGAAGTCCGGGAATACTTGATTTCCACTTATGAAACTGCTCTGAATGAATGGGGCGTCGATGGCTTCAAGCTGGATTTTATAGATGAGTTTGATTTGAACAAAGCGAATGACAAAGCCCTCGAAAAAGATGGGAGAAGAGATTTTGACTCCGTTCAGGAAGCGGTTGAATGCTTGCTTGAAGGAATCTTCGCGCGGTTACACGCCAGGAAAGCTGATGTCATGATTGAATTTCGTCAAAAGTATATCGGTCCCTTTATGAGAAGGTTTGGAAACATATTTCGGGTTGCCGATTGTCCGAATGATGCCGTTACCAATCGGGTGGGGACGATCGATTTGCGGTTGTTCTCCGGTAACACAGCTGTTCACTCAGATATGTTGATGTGGAGCCCGGAAGATACGGTTGAAAATGCGGCCCTACAGCTCATTAATGTTTTGTTTGCGGTTCCACAGTTATCGATGCGCTTCGAGAAATTACCGCCGGAGCATATCGAAATGACAAAGTTCTGGTTGAAGTTTTGGAGAGAAAACAGAGACGTGCTTTTATTTGGAGAGTTACGTGCAGAAGCTCCCGAGTTACTTTATCCGAATGTTCAAGCGCGAAATTCATCGAAAGTAGTCATGGCAGTCTTTGGTAGCCCATACGTGAAAGTGGTTGAGCCAGGCAATAAAAAGCTATTCATTATGAACGGGACACTACACCAAGAGCTGGTTTTGGATGTAGACAGAGAGTTACCTAACAGAGTAGTAGAGATTTATGATTGTTGCGGAAACCTGGTGTCTATGGCTCCGTTGGCAGTTCAGAAGGTGCCACATCGTCTGAAGGTAAAACCGTCGGGATTAGCGATTCTTACATGTTTGAAATGA
- a CDS encoding PAS domain S-box protein has protein sequence MDKEAQRVDLRQEQFNMKELLQSLVETTTDAISIRDMQGHILFVNSAFEKIYGWTYQDLLNDPYCLVPEELIDETKEIFHEVKFEGKNITGYETVRQRKNGEIVHVGLTASPIRDTEGTIVGTSVIARDITDRKMAEEALVNSEAKYRILVENTSDVICQHDVHMNNLFVSPSIKHHLGYTQDEYLQTNSFDLIHPDDVKTVKDLRSLISMHPQNVQMEIRLRHKNGSWVYWESRCVPIMSENKEIDSFLFVSRNITERKHSEEALRKSEEQYRFIAEHTADFISVMDKYGHVLYSSPSHLKKLGTSQIIFENIHPEDAALVCERFSTMIEFDIPVTCEYRYKLENEKWIYLESRGMPFFSSDGGNQYFINITRDLTERKQNEELLRRTEKLSVIGELAASIAHEIRNPLTALKGFIQYLRPTLSGGATYTDIMLSELDRINFIVSELLVLAKPQTLNVKRILLHPLIESVVKFLESEANRNNTSINTIFSDIPIAIKGEENQVKQVFINLLKNSLDAITSNGTISIETTCLPNNQVRIRFTDNGCGISQELLPRLGEPFYTTKEKGTGLGLLVSNKIMKDHQGTINISSEVNKGTTVEIMFPISK, from the coding sequence ATGGATAAAGAAGCTCAGCGAGTCGACCTTAGACAAGAACAGTTCAACATGAAAGAGCTGCTTCAGTCACTGGTTGAAACGACTACGGATGCGATTTCAATTAGGGACATGCAGGGTCATATACTTTTTGTGAATAGTGCCTTTGAAAAAATCTACGGTTGGACATATCAAGACCTCCTGAATGACCCGTACTGCCTCGTGCCTGAAGAACTCATTGACGAGACAAAGGAAATTTTCCACGAGGTTAAATTTGAAGGAAAAAATATTACGGGCTATGAGACCGTGCGTCAACGAAAAAATGGTGAGATCGTTCACGTTGGTCTAACCGCTTCCCCTATAAGAGATACAGAAGGTACGATCGTAGGCACTTCCGTTATCGCCAGAGATATTACGGACCGCAAAATGGCGGAAGAAGCACTCGTGAATAGCGAGGCAAAGTACCGCATCCTTGTAGAAAATACGAGTGATGTTATTTGCCAACATGATGTACACATGAATAATCTTTTTGTATCTCCTTCTATCAAACACCACTTGGGATACACTCAGGATGAATATCTTCAAACGAATAGTTTTGATCTCATTCACCCTGATGATGTAAAAACCGTGAAAGATCTGCGTTCCTTAATCTCTATGCATCCCCAAAATGTTCAAATGGAGATTCGATTACGTCATAAAAATGGATCGTGGGTGTATTGGGAGTCACGCTGTGTTCCGATTATGTCTGAGAACAAAGAGATTGATAGCTTTCTATTCGTTTCACGCAATATCACCGAGCGAAAACACTCCGAAGAAGCCTTGCGCAAGAGCGAGGAACAGTATCGATTCATTGCCGAACACACGGCAGACTTCATTTCCGTCATGGATAAATACGGTCACGTATTGTATAGTTCACCTTCCCATCTGAAGAAATTAGGTACGAGCCAAATTATTTTTGAAAACATACATCCAGAAGATGCAGCACTCGTCTGTGAGCGATTTTCCACGATGATTGAGTTCGATATTCCGGTGACATGTGAGTATCGATACAAACTGGAAAACGAGAAATGGATCTACCTTGAATCAAGAGGGATGCCGTTTTTTAGCTCAGATGGTGGAAATCAATATTTCATCAACATTACACGTGACCTAACAGAGAGAAAGCAAAACGAAGAACTTCTCCGCAGAACAGAGAAGTTGTCCGTAATCGGTGAATTGGCCGCAAGTATTGCGCACGAAATAAGAAATCCGCTTACGGCATTGAAAGGCTTTATCCAATATTTGCGGCCAACACTATCGGGGGGAGCCACTTATACAGACATTATGTTGTCCGAGTTAGATCGAATCAACTTTATCGTGAGTGAGCTACTTGTGTTGGCCAAGCCGCAAACGCTGAATGTGAAGCGGATTCTTTTACACCCTCTTATTGAAAGCGTGGTAAAGTTTCTGGAATCAGAAGCAAATCGAAACAACACTTCGATCAACACAATATTCAGCGATATTCCCATAGCGATTAAAGGAGAAGAAAATCAAGTAAAACAAGTCTTTATCAATCTATTGAAGAATTCCCTGGATGCGATCACGTCAAATGGCACAATTAGCATAGAAACCACATGTCTACCGAATAACCAAGTGCGGATTCGCTTTACCGACAATGGATGTGGCATTTCCCAAGAGCTGCTGCCCAGACTCGGTGAACCTTTTTATACTACGAAAGAGAAAGGAACAGGCTTAGGTTTACTTGTCAGCAATAAAATAATGAAAGATCATCAAGGAACCATCAACATCTCAAGTGAGGTCAACAAGGGTACCACCGTGGAAATCATGTTTCCCATTTCGAAATAG
- a CDS encoding YczE/YyaS/YitT family protein has protein sequence MWRKFLLHPLAVRYSVFMIGLAVMAFGIGMMIEAHLGVAPWDTLHIGLQKTFGLTIGIWSQIVGAMIILASYIIGKIRPNVGMFLNMFFFGLFIDVFMWLNWIPTGETVLERVILFAVGLLIYTIGTGMYISPRLGAGPRDSFMLALHERMGWGIGKVRIGIECTVMVLGLLLGGPVSVGTFVTALAIGPLIKQFIPMWERILAKSYGAA, from the coding sequence ATGTGGAGGAAGTTTCTGCTTCATCCGCTTGCAGTTCGATACAGTGTGTTTATGATCGGACTGGCGGTTATGGCGTTTGGTATTGGCATGATGATTGAGGCGCATTTAGGTGTTGCGCCGTGGGATACACTGCATATCGGATTACAGAAGACATTTGGATTGACCATCGGCATATGGTCGCAGATTGTGGGAGCCATGATCATTCTCGCTTCCTACATCATTGGCAAGATCCGGCCGAACGTGGGTATGTTTTTAAACATGTTTTTCTTCGGGCTGTTTATTGACGTATTCATGTGGCTGAACTGGATTCCTACAGGTGAGACCGTTCTCGAACGAGTTATTTTGTTTGCTGTCGGTCTGCTCATTTATACGATCGGAACAGGTATGTATATTTCACCGCGATTGGGAGCCGGTCCACGTGACAGTTTTATGTTAGCTTTACATGAGCGAATGGGATGGGGAATCGGTAAAGTCAGGATCGGTATAGAGTGCACAGTCATGGTGTTGGGCTTGCTGCTTGGCGGGCCTGTTTCGGTAGGAACTTTTGTGACGGCCCTTGCCATTGGACCGCTTATCAAGCAATTTATTCCGATGTGGGAGCGAATTTTGGCAAAATCGTACGGAGCGGCTTAG
- a CDS encoding MFS transporter translates to MALSQTTTKKQVNKEKSSISLLSLTVGSFAIGMTEFVIMGLLPNVAEDLHVSISSAGQLITMYALGVAVGAPILTVLTHRIPQKKLLCLLMILFILGNGISVFAPNYDILMGARLITALTHGTFFGVGAVVASSLVSPDKRAAAVSIMMAGLTIANIIGVPLGTFIGQHMGWRASFGTIAIMGMIALVGILVFVPNMRQENTGSITGQITALLKPKLLLYLLIGALGNAGLFTVFTYITPLLTQITGFAEYHVTWILVLFGCGVTIGNIVGGKLADWKLMPSILGLYFTICIILTLFTFTMYSPIAAVLTIFLWGAASFAVFPGLQVRVMNLAQNAPALASTSSHSAGNLGNAAGAFIGGWVITHLDITSLPWVGAVLVALGLILGIASYMAERKLQQS, encoded by the coding sequence ATGGCGTTATCTCAAACTACTACCAAGAAACAGGTCAACAAGGAAAAGTCTTCGATCTCTTTGCTCTCTCTTACCGTGGGTTCCTTTGCCATTGGGATGACGGAATTCGTCATCATGGGTCTACTACCGAATGTTGCAGAGGATTTGCATGTTAGTATCTCATCTGCGGGACAACTCATTACCATGTATGCGCTAGGAGTAGCTGTCGGTGCACCGATACTGACAGTCCTCACCCACCGGATTCCCCAAAAGAAGCTACTCTGTCTCCTTATGATTCTATTTATTCTCGGGAACGGAATCTCTGTTTTTGCTCCCAACTACGATATATTGATGGGAGCACGCTTGATTACCGCTTTGACGCACGGGACATTCTTTGGGGTGGGAGCTGTTGTAGCCTCCAGTCTTGTAAGTCCTGACAAACGTGCTGCTGCCGTTTCCATTATGATGGCAGGTCTGACGATTGCTAATATTATTGGTGTGCCTCTGGGGACTTTCATCGGTCAACACATGGGATGGCGAGCTTCATTTGGTACGATTGCGATCATGGGAATGATAGCACTTGTCGGAATACTCGTTTTCGTCCCAAACATGCGGCAAGAAAACACCGGGAGTATCACTGGGCAAATTACTGCTCTACTCAAGCCCAAGCTTCTTCTATACCTGTTGATCGGAGCGCTAGGCAACGCTGGTCTATTCACCGTATTTACGTATATTACGCCACTGCTGACGCAAATTACCGGTTTTGCTGAGTATCATGTAACGTGGATTCTTGTCCTCTTCGGCTGTGGTGTGACCATCGGTAATATTGTGGGCGGAAAGCTTGCGGATTGGAAGCTGATGCCTTCCATTCTCGGACTTTACTTCACGATATGCATCATTTTGACGCTGTTTACGTTTACTATGTACAGTCCAATCGCTGCCGTATTGACCATATTTCTTTGGGGGGCTGCTTCTTTCGCTGTATTTCCAGGGCTGCAAGTACGCGTGATGAACCTCGCTCAGAATGCACCAGCGCTTGCTTCTACTTCCAGTCATTCTGCCGGAAATCTAGGAAATGCTGCGGGTGCCTTCATTGGCGGATGGGTTATTACACATCTAGATATAACCTCCCTGCCATGGGTGGGTGCCGTGCTCGTAGCACTGGGTCTGATTTTGGGAATCGCATCCTATATGGCTGAACGCAAGCTGCAACAAAGTTGA
- a CDS encoding methyltransferase domain-containing protein: protein MNRHEQLHQQLTAFLERFTHLAGRYDGTIHHSSELEKIIDEYSTFITDERNKEAWEQIEQPIGNQLNQLVENVRKSSAICVAIMEKYRALKLLKGIDDKTDYFQNIESCIEEEFGSFQVTVDSKVLMVGSGSFPMTPLLIAKRTGAEVVGIDIDEEAIELGRSVVERLGSGLSIRLEKEFVDRLDVTKDATHIIFSSTVANKYDLLEQLHPLTNDQVIVAMRYGNQMKSLFNYPMREVDERKWRLIESILRPDHVFDIALYKKASAAC from the coding sequence ATGAATAGACACGAACAATTGCATCAACAGTTGACTGCATTTCTAGAAAGGTTCACCCATTTAGCAGGTCGATATGACGGTACCATCCATCACAGCTCGGAGTTAGAGAAGATCATCGATGAGTATTCTACTTTCATAACGGATGAAAGAAACAAGGAAGCCTGGGAGCAGATAGAACAGCCAATCGGAAACCAATTGAACCAGCTTGTGGAGAATGTAAGGAAATCGTCGGCGATTTGCGTTGCGATTATGGAGAAATATCGTGCGTTGAAGCTGCTAAAAGGGATTGACGATAAGACCGACTACTTTCAAAACATAGAATCTTGTATTGAAGAAGAATTTGGGAGTTTTCAAGTTACTGTTGATTCAAAGGTGTTGATGGTAGGCTCAGGTTCCTTTCCCATGACCCCATTATTGATTGCGAAGCGGACGGGAGCAGAAGTAGTTGGTATCGACATTGATGAGGAGGCCATCGAACTAGGTCGGAGTGTTGTAGAAAGGCTGGGAAGTGGATTGTCTATCCGCTTGGAGAAAGAGTTTGTGGATCGACTTGATGTGACGAAGGATGCAACCCATATCATCTTTAGTTCAACGGTTGCAAATAAGTATGATCTGCTGGAACAATTACATCCATTGACAAATGACCAAGTGATCGTGGCGATGCGATACGGCAATCAAATGAAATCCCTTTTTAACTACCCCATGAGAGAGGTAGATGAGCGGAAATGGAGACTGATTGAAAGCATCTTGCGTCCCGACCATGTATTTGATATCGCGCTGTACAAAAAAGCATCGGCTGCATGCTGA
- a CDS encoding opine metallophore biosynthesis dehydrogenase codes for MGDMNRILLLGTGPASIQMAVMFKKHWKCCVGVVGRESVRSTSFFTALQQSSQQIRADIQNEKHQKMEGECQIDHVFHGYGSVTGEWDTVILSVTTDAYTEVLQQINDQVLQQIKCMILVSPTLGSNSLLRHYLNRIGSNAEIISFSTYLGDTRWFHDQPSNRVITTGVKKKLYIGSTRAPSPSIKRLCELFKQVGIHLEVMDSPIEAETRNISLYVHPPLFMNAFSLRVIFGEEPIKKYVYKMFPEGPITQYLIRDMLAQWKEITKVVEKLNIKGLNLLKFMTDDNYPVRLESLSRDDIENFVHYETIHQEYLLFIRYTSLLIDPFSEPDSDGRYFDFSAVPIRKIFINREGYWDIPRMPKEDYYRIKIIQGIARYIDSSCPTIDTFIETYESKISEAAQTRKGEQLSDAFVVQSFAEDLKMICSEIEKGIGSKKSH; via the coding sequence ATGGGTGATATGAATCGAATTTTGCTATTGGGAACAGGTCCTGCTTCCATTCAAATGGCTGTCATGTTTAAAAAACATTGGAAGTGTTGCGTCGGGGTCGTTGGGCGTGAGTCTGTTCGTTCCACATCATTCTTTACTGCACTTCAGCAAAGCAGTCAGCAAATTCGCGCAGATATTCAAAATGAAAAGCATCAAAAGATGGAAGGCGAATGCCAAATCGATCATGTATTCCATGGATACGGGAGCGTTACAGGGGAATGGGATACCGTCATATTATCTGTCACAACAGATGCATATACAGAGGTTTTACAACAAATAAATGATCAGGTTTTACAACAAATAAAGTGCATGATTTTGGTTTCCCCGACCCTTGGTTCCAACAGTTTACTACGCCATTATTTAAACAGGATTGGTTCGAATGCGGAGATTATCAGTTTTTCTACATACCTTGGCGATACACGCTGGTTCCATGATCAGCCATCAAATCGAGTGATTACGACAGGGGTTAAGAAAAAGCTTTACATCGGCTCGACGCGCGCACCCTCCCCGAGTATAAAAAGACTTTGTGAGTTATTTAAGCAAGTAGGTATTCATTTGGAAGTCATGGATTCTCCGATCGAAGCGGAAACGCGAAACATATCACTATACGTGCATCCGCCACTGTTTATGAATGCTTTCTCCCTTCGTGTGATATTTGGAGAGGAACCAATCAAAAAGTACGTATACAAAATGTTTCCGGAGGGCCCCATCACGCAATATCTCATACGCGATATGCTGGCTCAATGGAAAGAGATTACCAAAGTGGTGGAAAAGCTCAATATAAAAGGGCTCAATTTACTAAAGTTCATGACGGATGACAATTATCCGGTGAGGCTGGAAAGTCTATCACGTGATGATATCGAAAACTTCGTTCATTATGAAACGATTCATCAAGAGTATTTATTGTTCATTCGATATACCTCACTGTTGATTGATCCTTTTTCGGAGCCAGATTCAGATGGAAGATACTTCGATTTTTCTGCTGTCCCCATCCGGAAAATATTTATCAATAGAGAAGGGTATTGGGATATCCCGCGCATGCCAAAGGAAGATTACTATCGGATAAAAATAATTCAGGGCATTGCAAGATACATAGATAGCAGTTGCCCGACGATCGATACATTCATTGAAACGTACGAGAGTAAAATTTCGGAAGCTGCGCAAACACGTAAGGGTGAACAGTTATCGGATGCGTTCGTTGTGCAAAGCTTTGCGGAAGATTTGAAAATGATATGTAGTGAGATTGAAAAGGGTATCGGATCAAAGAAGTCACACTAA